The proteins below are encoded in one region of Chloroflexota bacterium:
- a CDS encoding HDIG domain-containing protein → MTREEGMELVHELLKNRNLVKHCLAVEACMRELARHFGEDEDLWGLAGLMHDADYEATEKDPAQHTLLMAKLLEERNCDPRVIHAVQAHSDEHGVPRESLMDKALYACDNLSGLIIACALVRPDKKLASVTPKFVMRKYKEKAFAASAKREEIETCSGIGFTLPDFAAINLTALQGISDELGL, encoded by the coding sequence ATGACTCGTGAAGAAGGCATGGAACTCGTCCACGAATTACTCAAGAACAGGAATCTCGTGAAGCACTGCTTGGCGGTGGAGGCCTGCATGCGCGAGTTGGCGCGGCACTTCGGCGAAGACGAAGACCTGTGGGGTCTGGCGGGCTTGATGCACGACGCCGACTACGAAGCTACGGAAAAGGACCCGGCCCAGCATACGCTGCTGATGGCAAAATTGCTGGAGGAGCGCAACTGCGATCCCCGCGTGATCCATGCCGTTCAAGCTCACAGCGACGAACACGGCGTGCCCCGCGAAAGCCTGATGGATAAGGCCCTCTACGCCTGCGACAACCTCTCCGGCCTCATCATCGCCTGCGCGCTGGTGCGTCCCGACAAGAAACTCGCCTCGGTCACGCCCAAATTCGTGATGCGCAAGTACAAGGAGAAGGCGTTCGCCGCCTCCGCCAAGCGCGAGGAGATCGAGACCTGCAGCGGCATCGGCTTTACGCTGCCGGACTTTGCTGCCATCAACCTGACGGCACTGCAGGGAATTTCCGACGAATTGGGGCTTTGA
- a CDS encoding PIN domain-containing protein, translating to MAIEGYFIDSNLLLLFVAGRASRNIIAKHRRLQAYTVDDYEILLDLLDRVEQVFVTPHTLTETSNLLAQHGKPERSRLFLQLRRLIRDSKEVVVAGTDASNNRAFRQLGITDAALLEVISEKTPLLTVDLDLYMEAARKEPNSAINFNYLREF from the coding sequence ATGGCCATAGAGGGATATTTCATCGATTCAAACCTACTCTTGCTTTTTGTCGCGGGCAGAGCTAGTAGAAACATTATCGCCAAGCATAGGCGGTTGCAAGCGTACACAGTAGATGACTACGAAATCCTGCTGGACCTACTTGACCGAGTGGAGCAAGTTTTCGTAACGCCGCATACGCTCACCGAGACCTCTAACCTTCTCGCGCAACATGGGAAACCTGAAAGATCCCGTTTATTCCTTCAACTTAGGCGCCTGATCCGTGATAGCAAGGAAGTGGTCGTTGCCGGCACCGATGCTTCCAATAATCGTGCGTTCAGGCAACTCGGCATCACCGATGCCGCACTACTGGAAGTCATTTCGGAAAAGACTCCACTTCTTACCGTGGACCTAGACTTGTACATGGAAGCGGCAAGGAAAGAACCGAATTCGGCGATCAATTTCAACTATCTACGGGAATTCTGA
- a CDS encoding ornithine cyclodeaminase family protein, producing the protein MARFLTEEDVRQLLPMDEALEQVEACFHALGTGQARNQPRRRIRMPGGMMHVMSAGDRGLGVFGHKVYTTTRQGAKFLVTLYSTEDGRTLAVLEAGLLGAIRTGAASGIATKYLANPNATVLGVLGTGKQSPTQIQAICAVRPITQVRVYSRKAERREAFAAEMADTLGIPVTAASSAQEAVEPADVVAAITASKQPVLAGAWLKPGVHVNAAGNNMLTEQEVDADVFRRAWLVTTDSLEGAKIECGDLLAAVDPGIVQWEDVIEIGQVVAGRHPVDRPADAITVYESQGIAAEDLYAAVHVLRKAEAQGIGTELPF; encoded by the coding sequence ATGGCTCGGTTTCTTACGGAAGAAGACGTGCGGCAACTCCTGCCAATGGATGAAGCGCTGGAACAGGTGGAGGCCTGTTTTCACGCGCTCGGCACAGGGCAAGCGCGCAACCAGCCGCGCCGCCGCATCCGCATGCCCGGCGGCATGATGCACGTGATGTCCGCCGGCGACAGGGGGCTCGGCGTCTTTGGGCACAAGGTCTATACCACCACGCGGCAGGGCGCAAAATTCCTGGTCACGCTCTACAGCACGGAAGACGGCCGGACGCTTGCCGTGCTGGAAGCCGGACTGCTGGGCGCGATCCGCACGGGGGCTGCCAGCGGCATTGCGACCAAGTACCTGGCAAATCCCAATGCGACGGTGCTGGGCGTGCTCGGCACGGGCAAGCAATCGCCAACACAAATCCAGGCGATCTGCGCGGTGCGGCCAATCACGCAAGTGCGCGTGTACAGCCGGAAAGCGGAGCGGCGTGAGGCCTTTGCGGCGGAAATGGCGGACACACTGGGCATTCCGGTGACGGCGGCGAGCAGCGCACAAGAGGCCGTCGAGCCCGCCGACGTGGTGGCGGCCATTACCGCCAGCAAACAACCGGTGCTGGCAGGCGCGTGGCTCAAACCCGGCGTCCACGTGAACGCTGCCGGCAACAATATGCTCACGGAGCAGGAAGTGGATGCTGATGTCTTCCGGCGCGCATGGCTCGTCACCACCGATTCGCTCGAGGGCGCCAAGATCGAGTGCGGCGACCTGCTGGCGGCAGTAGACCCGGGCATCGTGCAGTGGGAGGACGTGATCGAGATCGGCCAGGTGGTGGCGGGACGGCACCCGGTTGATCGCCCTGCCGACGCGATTACGGTCTACGAGTCCCAGGGCATCGCCGCGGAAGATCTCTATGCCGCCGTACATGTGCTGCGCAAAGCGGAGGCACAGGGGATCGGGACAGAACTGCCGTTCTAG
- a CDS encoding N-6 DNA methylase — MTASKLTTAVESYLADLRRIRDSGGATDERSLYPPLSTLLNAIGDTLKPKVFCVSDMAEQGAGHPDFGIYVKRRSSGSRSKAGLKASKSDVPERGVVEVKPLSDDAWLTAESAQVSRYWERYRLVLVTNCRDFVLLGEDAQGRPAKLETFRLAASAEEFAERLQTPHSFAREVGAGLGEYLCRALSHRAVLAEPRDLAWLLASYARDGLARVEASGDAPSLTAVRNALEEALGVRFEGAKGAAFFRSTLVQTLFYGVFSAWVLWSRQLPPPAGAFEWRTAVWHLRAPVLRALFQQLSDPARLQTLGLVEVLNWTAAALDRVDKEAFFASFSEGEAVPYFYEPFLEAFDPVLRKQLGVWYTPVEVVRYMVARVDKALKDDLGIEDGLADERVYVLDPCCGTGAYLAETLRRIAENLQSRGTGVLTGAQVKRAAMERVFGFEIMPAPFVVAHLQVGLTLQSLDAPLAEDAPSADGEAERAGMFLTNALTGWEPKTQKPLPFPELEQERERADRVKQDAPILVVLGNPPYNGYAGMAVDEERELSEAYRTTKRVRRPEGQGLNDLYVRFFRMAERRIAEKTGQGIVCFISNYSWLEGLSFTGMRERYLEAFDTIRIDCLNGDKYKTGKTTPDGAPDPSIFSTPEDPVGIQVGTAITTLVRKADHTPTEHVAFRHLWGQAKRTALLETAETEPEALYESASPLLPLGLPFAPTAVSQDWFDWPALPDLFPASFPGVQTGHDPFLVEVDLGRLKARIADYFNAKLGHEEIAGRFPSIMQTVQHFDGRSKRDILLNRGGPSEAGFVKFAYRPFDVRWLYWESDSGLLNRPRAEYMPHVFEGNVWLSSAQHLRKGETQPQAWFTRPICSMHMIERGTSMFPAWLRDTGLGADETGVQRIPNLSPAAQRYLDRLGLGVEDLFYHTLAVLHDPSYREANAGALRMEWPRIPLPGWPELSASSPAGRGGSRTAPTVALHTDAPAADHSVVPVKTRPVPGRGIHPASDAADILAASAARGRQLAHLLDSDTPVPGVTTSDLRPEIVAIAQPATTDDRNMTGDDFGLTAGWGHYGSGEAVMPGQGKAIERAYTPAECDALPSRHSGASRNPELPSQPKPLRQGETTNRAPESVSAASVLGETTYDIYLNDRAYWRNVPANVWHYKLGGYQVLKKWLSYREQTVLGRPLKPEEVQHFTDTARRIGAILLLTKRIIPIVKDREADTHGYGTKSS; from the coding sequence ATGACCGCAAGCAAACTCACCACGGCAGTTGAATCCTACCTTGCAGACTTGCGACGGATTCGTGACTCCGGCGGCGCGACTGACGAGCGCTCGCTTTACCCGCCGCTGTCTACCCTATTGAATGCCATTGGTGACACCCTTAAGCCCAAGGTATTCTGCGTGAGCGATATGGCTGAGCAGGGCGCAGGGCATCCTGACTTCGGCATCTATGTTAAGCGTCGCTCATCCGGCTCGCGCTCGAAAGCGGGCTTGAAAGCAAGCAAGAGCGATGTGCCCGAACGCGGCGTGGTCGAGGTCAAGCCCCTGAGCGACGACGCCTGGCTCACCGCCGAGAGCGCCCAGGTAAGCCGTTATTGGGAGCGCTACCGGCTCGTGTTGGTGACCAATTGCCGCGATTTCGTGCTGCTGGGGGAAGATGCGCAGGGCCGTCCCGCCAAGTTGGAGACCTTTCGTCTCGCGGCTAGCGCCGAGGAGTTTGCAGAGAGGCTGCAGACGCCACACTCCTTTGCCCGTGAGGTTGGCGCGGGATTGGGCGAGTACCTCTGCCGGGCGCTTTCACACCGGGCGGTGCTGGCCGAGCCGCGGGACCTGGCCTGGCTGCTCGCTTCTTACGCCCGCGACGGACTGGCACGGGTTGAAGCGTCGGGTGATGCGCCGTCGCTGACGGCAGTACGCAATGCACTGGAAGAAGCGCTTGGCGTCCGTTTCGAGGGCGCAAAGGGCGCCGCGTTCTTCCGGTCAACCCTCGTGCAGACCCTCTTCTACGGCGTCTTTTCCGCTTGGGTGCTGTGGTCGCGTCAGTTGCCGCCGCCTGCCGGCGCATTTGAATGGCGTACCGCTGTCTGGCACTTGCGCGCGCCGGTATTGCGGGCGCTCTTTCAGCAGCTCTCCGATCCTGCCCGTCTGCAAACGCTGGGATTGGTCGAAGTGCTCAACTGGACCGCCGCCGCACTTGACCGGGTGGACAAGGAAGCCTTCTTCGCCAGTTTCAGCGAAGGCGAGGCGGTTCCCTACTTCTACGAGCCGTTCCTGGAGGCTTTCGATCCCGTGCTGCGTAAGCAACTGGGCGTCTGGTATACACCCGTAGAGGTGGTGCGCTACATGGTGGCGCGGGTGGATAAGGCGCTGAAGGACGATCTCGGCATCGAGGACGGATTGGCGGACGAAAGAGTCTACGTGCTCGATCCCTGCTGCGGTACCGGCGCGTATCTGGCGGAGACGCTGCGTCGCATCGCGGAGAATCTCCAAAGCCGGGGTACGGGCGTGCTCACCGGTGCGCAGGTGAAGCGGGCGGCCATGGAGCGGGTCTTCGGCTTCGAGATCATGCCCGCGCCGTTCGTGGTGGCCCACCTCCAGGTCGGGCTTACTTTGCAGTCCCTCGATGCGCCGTTAGCAGAAGACGCGCCGTCTGCGGACGGCGAGGCCGAACGCGCCGGTATGTTCCTCACCAATGCTCTCACTGGCTGGGAGCCGAAGACGCAGAAGCCGCTGCCCTTTCCCGAATTGGAGCAAGAGCGCGAGCGCGCCGACCGGGTGAAGCAGGACGCGCCTATTCTGGTGGTGCTCGGCAATCCGCCCTACAACGGCTATGCGGGCATGGCGGTGGACGAGGAACGCGAACTCTCGGAGGCCTATCGCACCACGAAGCGCGTGCGCCGTCCCGAAGGCCAGGGGCTGAACGACCTCTACGTCCGTTTCTTCCGCATGGCCGAACGCCGCATCGCCGAGAAGACCGGCCAAGGCATCGTCTGCTTCATCTCCAATTACTCTTGGCTCGAAGGCCTCTCCTTCACCGGCATGAGAGAACGCTACCTGGAGGCGTTCGACACCATTCGCATCGACTGCCTGAACGGCGATAAGTACAAGACCGGCAAGACGACGCCGGATGGCGCGCCCGATCCCAGCATCTTCTCCACGCCGGAGGACCCGGTCGGCATCCAGGTCGGCACCGCCATCACGACTCTGGTGCGCAAGGCCGACCACACTCCGACCGAGCACGTAGCCTTCCGCCACCTCTGGGGCCAGGCCAAGCGCACGGCACTATTAGAAACAGCGGAAACGGAACCGGAGGCGCTATATGAATCCGCCTCGCCGCTCCTGCCGCTGGGCCTGCCTTTCGCGCCTACGGCGGTAAGCCAAGACTGGTTCGACTGGCCCGCGCTGCCCGATCTCTTCCCGGCCTCGTTTCCGGGAGTGCAGACTGGCCATGATCCGTTTCTGGTTGAGGTTGATCTTGGTCGGCTGAAAGCGCGTATCGCAGATTACTTCAATGCGAAACTCGGCCATGAGGAGATCGCAGGGCGTTTTCCTTCTATCATGCAAACTGTGCAACACTTTGATGGCAGGTCAAAGCGTGACATACTGCTCAATCGTGGTGGCCCCAGCGAGGCAGGCTTCGTGAAATTTGCCTATCGTCCGTTTGATGTTCGCTGGCTCTACTGGGAATCGGACAGTGGTCTGCTCAATCGTCCTCGTGCTGAATATATGCCGCATGTGTTCGAGGGGAATGTGTGGCTCTCATCGGCACAGCATCTACGAAAAGGCGAGACGCAGCCCCAAGCTTGGTTTACTCGGCCCATTTGCTCCATGCACATGATCGAGCGGGGCACCAGCATGTTTCCCGCTTGGCTCCGCGACACCGGCTTGGGTGCTGATGAAACCGGCGTACAGCGTATTCCCAATCTCTCGCCCGCCGCGCAACGCTACCTCGACCGTCTCGGCCTGGGCGTGGAAGACCTCTTCTACCACACGCTCGCCGTGCTCCACGATCCCAGTTACCGAGAAGCCAACGCCGGCGCTCTGCGCATGGAGTGGCCGCGTATCCCGTTGCCCGGCTGGCCTGAGTTATCCGCCTCGTCCCCCGCTGGTAGGGGCGGTTCGCGAACCGCCCCTACGGTCGCGCTACATACGGATGCGCCTGCCGCGGACCACTCCGTCGTTCCCGTGAAAACTCGCCCCGTGCCGGGGCGCGGAATCCATCCGGCCTCCGATGCGGCGGACATCTTGGCCGCCTCCGCCGCCCGGGGCCGGCAACTGGCCCACCTCCTCGACTCCGACACCCCCGTGCCCGGCGTCACCACAAGCGACCTGCGGCCTGAGATAGTCGCCATCGCCCAGCCCGCCACCACCGACGACCGCAACATGACCGGCGACGACTTCGGCCTCACCGCCGGCTGGGGGCACTATGGCAGCGGCGAAGCCGTCATGCCCGGCCAGGGCAAAGCAATCGAGCGCGCCTACACCCCTGCCGAATGCGACGCCCTGCCTTCCCGTCATTCCGGCGCAAGCCGGAATCCAGAGCTCCCCAGCCAGCCCAAACCACTGCGACAGGGAGAGACCACTAACCGCGCCCCGGAATCCGTCTCAGCCGCGTCCGTCCTCGGCGAGACCACCTACGACATCTACCTCAACGACCGCGCCTACTGGCGCAACGTCCCCGCCAACGTCTGGCACTACAAACTCGGCGGCTACCAAGTCCTCAAGAAATGGCTCTCCTACCGCGAACAAACGGTCCTAGGCCGCCCCCTCAAGCCGGAAGAGGTGCAACACTTCACCGACACCGCCAGACGCATCGGGGCTATACTGCTGCTTACAAAGAGAATCATACCTATAGTCAAGGATAGGGAGGCTGACACGCATGGGTATGGCACGAAGTCTAGCTGA
- a CDS encoding pentapeptide repeat-containing protein, translating to MNPFDWLLHPRQTTANLRRRLRRDRIHIKVWLGWVILLVLVAVAVVATVVFWGWISNDLWTWLGTTLGGQERLESNSTTLRNVGLLIAGAIAVPLAVWRSIVAQRQAKTAQQDLLNDRYQKGAEMLGNEVLSVRLGGIYALQRLAEEHPEQYHIQIMRLFCAFVRSPTMYNGSETKEELMRTKSDTEETRGDKRPQLPEDVKAIMEAIRVRSKKNIALEQKSEFKLTSYRGPLLEMDTPEESFQDLQLRFASLSGADLRGVDLYGTDLRGIDLRDSKLQGATLVGANLSGVKLSKAKLSRAKLVVAKLSFADLSGAKLRGANLFGAGFLVTNLQEADLSGANIQNAEMLTQKQLDEACADPGNPPQLIDAVDYISGKLLVWRGKPLDDEA from the coding sequence ATGAACCCCTTTGACTGGTTACTTCATCCTCGCCAGACCACGGCTAATTTGCGTCGACGACTCCGCCGTGACCGCATACACATCAAGGTTTGGCTTGGCTGGGTTATTCTGCTTGTCTTGGTAGCCGTTGCCGTAGTCGCTACCGTTGTGTTCTGGGGCTGGATTAGCAACGATCTCTGGACTTGGCTGGGCACCACACTAGGCGGGCAGGAAAGACTAGAATCCAACTCTACAACTCTCCGCAATGTCGGGTTGTTGATTGCGGGGGCAATCGCGGTTCCACTTGCCGTGTGGCGCAGCATCGTGGCCCAGCGACAGGCCAAAACGGCGCAACAAGACCTGTTGAATGACCGCTATCAGAAAGGCGCGGAGATGCTCGGCAACGAGGTCCTCTCGGTACGCTTGGGCGGTATCTACGCGCTGCAACGCCTGGCGGAGGAACATCCGGAGCAATACCACATCCAGATCATGCGGCTATTCTGCGCTTTCGTGCGTAGTCCCACTATGTATAATGGCTCCGAAACCAAAGAGGAACTGATGAGGACCAAGTCAGACACTGAGGAAACTCGGGGAGACAAAAGACCACAGTTGCCAGAAGACGTCAAAGCGATCATGGAGGCGATCCGTGTGCGCAGTAAGAAGAACATTGCACTTGAACAGAAATCGGAGTTTAAACTGACCTCATACCGTGGTCCCCTCCTAGAAATGGATACTCCCGAGGAGAGCTTTCAAGATCTCCAACTCCGATTTGCAAGTCTTTCTGGCGCAGACCTTCGCGGCGTAGATCTATACGGCACGGACCTACGAGGCATAGACCTGCGTGACTCAAAGCTCCAAGGCGCAACCTTAGTCGGTGCTAACCTAAGTGGTGTGAAATTGTCCAAGGCGAAACTGTCGAGGGCGAAGCTTGTGGTGGCAAAACTGTCTTTTGCCGATCTGTCTGGTGCCAAGCTTCGGGGTGCAAACTTATTTGGCGCAGGCTTCTTAGTTACTAACCTTCAAGAGGCGGACCTGTCTGGCGCGAACATCCAGAATGCTGAGATGCTGACACAGAAGCAATTGGATGAAGCGTGTGCAGATCCCGGCAACCCACCACAACTGATAGACGCCGTTGACTACATTTCTGGCAAGCTGCTAGTGTGGCGTGGCAAGCCGCTCGACGACGAGGCATAG